One region of Mycolicibacterium insubricum genomic DNA includes:
- the hsaB gene encoding 3-hydroxy-9,10-secoandrosta-1,3,5(10)-triene-9,17-dione monooxygenase reductase subunit gives MSGEPGGPALDPRVFRDVLGQFCTGITIITTVHDGQPVGFACQSFAALSLDPPLVLFCPTKVSRSWAAIEASGHFCVNILGEDQQHVSARFGSREPDKFAGVDWRPGVLGSPVLTGGPAHIECRVHSVHDGGDHFVVFGAVESLSEAPKVPPRPLLFYRGQYTGIEPDKNTPADWRNDLDAFLTATTEDTWL, from the coding sequence GTGAGTGGTGAACCCGGCGGGCCCGCATTGGACCCGCGCGTCTTCCGTGACGTGCTCGGCCAGTTCTGCACCGGGATCACCATCATCACCACCGTGCACGACGGGCAGCCGGTCGGTTTCGCCTGCCAGTCGTTCGCCGCGTTGTCACTCGACCCGCCGCTGGTGCTGTTCTGCCCGACGAAGGTGTCCCGGTCCTGGGCGGCGATCGAGGCCAGCGGGCACTTCTGCGTGAACATCCTCGGCGAGGACCAGCAGCACGTCTCGGCGCGGTTCGGCTCGCGCGAGCCGGACAAATTCGCCGGCGTCGACTGGAGGCCGGGCGTGCTGGGCTCCCCGGTGCTGACCGGCGGCCCGGCGCACATCGAGTGCCGGGTGCACAGCGTGCACGACGGCGGGGACCACTTCGTAGTGTTCGGTGCGGTCGAGTCGCTGTCGGAGGCGCCGAAGGTGCCCCCGCGGCCGCTGCTGTTCTACCGCGGCCAATACACCGGAATCGAGCCGGACAAGAACACCCCGGCCGACTGGCGCAACGACCTGGACGCCTTCCTGACCGCGACCACCGAGGACACCTGGCTCTGA
- the hsaC gene encoding iron-dependent extradiol dioxygenase HsaC: MTIKALGYMRIEATDVAEWRVFGTKVLGMVEGDGANPDALYLRMDDFAARLVIVPGDRDRLLVAGWEVACAADLDELRGRLTAAGVEWVDGTRDELAERRVEGMIRFSDPAGNTLEAFYGAQYLGRRFVSPYGHKFVTGEQGLGHVVLTCDDDIAAQAFYQDVLGFRLRDSMRLPPQLAGRPADGDPIWLRFYGCNPRHHALAFMPMPNPTGIVHLMVEVENSDDVGLCMDRAARRQVKMAATLGRHINDKMLSFYMKTPGGFDMEFGCEGLEVDDEDWIARESVGVSLWGHDFSVGFK, encoded by the coding sequence ATGACGATCAAGGCGCTGGGCTACATGCGCATCGAGGCCACCGACGTCGCCGAGTGGCGGGTGTTCGGCACCAAGGTGCTCGGCATGGTGGAGGGCGACGGTGCCAACCCCGACGCGCTGTACCTGCGGATGGACGATTTCGCCGCGCGGCTGGTCATCGTGCCGGGCGACCGCGACCGGCTGCTGGTCGCCGGGTGGGAGGTCGCCTGCGCCGCCGACCTCGACGAACTGCGCGGCCGGCTGACCGCAGCCGGCGTCGAATGGGTCGACGGCACCCGGGACGAACTGGCCGAACGCCGCGTCGAGGGGATGATCCGGTTCTCCGACCCGGCCGGCAACACGCTGGAGGCGTTCTACGGCGCGCAGTATCTGGGCCGCAGGTTCGTCAGCCCGTACGGCCACAAGTTCGTCACCGGTGAGCAGGGCCTCGGGCACGTGGTGCTGACCTGTGACGACGACATCGCCGCCCAGGCGTTCTACCAGGATGTGCTCGGCTTCCGGCTGCGTGACTCGATGCGGCTGCCCCCGCAGCTCGCCGGCCGGCCCGCCGACGGTGATCCGATCTGGCTGCGGTTCTACGGCTGCAACCCGCGCCACCACGCGCTGGCGTTCATGCCGATGCCCAACCCCACCGGCATCGTGCACCTGATGGTCGAGGTGGAGAACTCCGACGACGTCGGACTGTGCATGGATCGCGCGGCGCGCCGCCAGGTGAAGATGGCCGCCACCCTCGGCCGGCACATCAACGACAAGATGCTGTCCTTCTACATGAAGACCCCGGGCGGGTTCGATATGGAATTCGGTTGTGAGGGACTGGAAGTCGACGACGAGGACTGGATCGCCCGGGAGAGCGTCGGCGTCAGCCTGTGGGGTCACGACTTCTCCGTCGGCTTCAAGTGA
- the hsaA gene encoding 3-hydroxy-9,10-secoandrosta-1,3,5(10)-triene-9,17-dione monooxygenase oxygenase subunit — MTSIEQRDVQAVLAGIDELLPQLRERAQVTEDLRRLPDENIKALDEVGFFKLIQPSQWGGMECDPTVFYEAVRRLASACGSTGWVAGILGIHNWHLAQFDQAAQDEVWGDDASTRISSSYAPMGAGVVTETGDGYIVNGSWNWSSGCDHASWAFLGGPVIKDGRPVDFGSFLIPRTEYRIDDVWHVVGLKGTGSNTVVVKDVFVPRHRFLSYKSMNDHTAGGLVNNTAPVYKMPWGTIHPTTISTPIVGMAYGAYDAHVEHQGKRIRAAYAGEKAKDDPFAKIRIAEAASDIDAAWRQLIGNVADEYALLAAGQEIPFELRATARRDQVRATGRAIASIDRLFEASGATALSVDAPVQRFWRDAHAGRVHAANDPERAYLIFGNEAFGLPAQDTMV, encoded by the coding sequence GTGACGTCCATTGAACAGCGTGATGTGCAGGCGGTGCTGGCCGGCATCGATGAGTTGCTGCCGCAGCTCCGCGAACGCGCCCAGGTCACCGAGGATCTGCGCCGGCTGCCCGACGAGAACATCAAGGCTCTCGACGAGGTCGGATTCTTCAAGCTGATCCAGCCGTCGCAGTGGGGCGGCATGGAGTGCGACCCCACCGTCTTCTACGAAGCCGTGCGCCGGCTGGCCAGCGCCTGCGGCTCCACCGGTTGGGTGGCCGGCATCCTCGGCATCCACAACTGGCACCTCGCGCAGTTCGACCAGGCCGCTCAGGACGAGGTGTGGGGCGACGACGCGAGCACCCGGATCTCGTCGTCGTACGCCCCGATGGGCGCCGGTGTGGTGACCGAGACCGGCGACGGCTACATCGTCAACGGCTCGTGGAACTGGTCCTCGGGCTGCGATCACGCCAGCTGGGCGTTCCTGGGCGGGCCGGTGATCAAGGACGGCCGCCCCGTCGACTTCGGCAGCTTCCTCATCCCGCGCACCGAGTACCGCATCGATGACGTGTGGCACGTGGTCGGCCTCAAGGGCACCGGGTCCAACACCGTCGTCGTCAAGGACGTGTTCGTGCCGCGGCACCGCTTCCTGTCCTACAAGTCGATGAACGACCACACCGCCGGCGGACTGGTCAACAACACCGCGCCGGTCTACAAGATGCCGTGGGGCACAATCCATCCCACCACCATCTCCACGCCGATCGTCGGCATGGCCTACGGTGCCTACGACGCCCATGTCGAGCACCAGGGCAAGCGGATCCGCGCGGCCTACGCCGGTGAGAAGGCCAAGGACGACCCGTTCGCCAAGATCCGCATCGCCGAGGCGGCCTCCGACATCGACGCGGCCTGGCGGCAACTGATCGGCAACGTCGCCGACGAGTACGCGCTGCTGGCGGCCGGCCAGGAGATTCCGTTCGAGCTGCGGGCCACCGCGCGCCGCGACCAGGTCCGCGCCACCGGCCGGGCCATCGCGTCCATCGACCGGCTGTTCGAGGCGTCCGGCGCCACCGCGCTGTCGGTCGACGCTCCGGTGCAACGGTTCTGGCGCGACGCGCACGCCGGACGGGTGCACGCCGCCAACGACCCGGAGCGGGCGTACCTGATCTTCGGCAACGAGGCCTTCGGCCTGCCGGCCCAGGACACGATGGTCTAA
- the hsaD gene encoding 4,5:9,10-diseco-3-hydroxy-5,9,17-trioxoandrosta-1(10),2-diene-4-oate hydrolase yields MSTADAITFESTSRYAQVRAGDRDLRLHYHEAGDPDAQTIVLLHGGGPGASSWSNFGRNVAVLAEHFHVLAVDQPGYGHSDKLAEHEQYNRYSATALLGLFDELGLQGRIPLLGNSLGGGTAVRFALDHPDRAGKLVLMGPGGLSVNLFAPDPTEGVKLLGRFTADPTRENMERFLRIMVFDQKLVTEELIDERFAIASQPESLAAARAMGRSFAGPDFELGMMWREVYKLRQPVLLIWGREDRVNPLDGALVAVKQIPRVQLHVFGQCGHWAQVEKFDEFNKLTIDFLAG; encoded by the coding sequence GTGAGCACAGCCGACGCGATCACCTTCGAATCCACCTCCCGCTACGCCCAGGTCCGGGCCGGCGACCGGGACCTGCGGCTGCACTATCACGAGGCCGGTGACCCCGACGCCCAGACCATCGTGCTGCTGCACGGCGGCGGGCCCGGCGCGTCGAGCTGGTCGAACTTCGGCCGCAACGTCGCGGTACTCGCCGAGCACTTCCACGTACTCGCCGTCGACCAGCCCGGTTACGGCCATTCGGACAAGCTCGCCGAGCACGAGCAGTACAACCGCTACAGCGCCACCGCGCTGCTGGGCCTGTTCGACGAGCTGGGCCTTCAAGGCCGAATCCCGTTGCTGGGCAACTCACTCGGCGGCGGTACCGCGGTGCGGTTCGCGCTGGATCACCCGGACCGGGCCGGCAAGCTGGTGCTGATGGGCCCCGGCGGGCTGTCGGTCAACCTGTTCGCGCCGGACCCCACCGAGGGGGTCAAGCTGCTCGGCCGCTTCACCGCCGACCCGACGCGCGAGAACATGGAACGCTTCCTGCGGATCATGGTGTTCGACCAGAAGCTGGTCACCGAGGAACTGATCGACGAGCGCTTCGCCATCGCCAGCCAGCCCGAATCGCTGGCCGCGGCCCGGGCCATGGGCCGCTCGTTCGCCGGACCGGATTTCGAACTCGGCATGATGTGGCGCGAGGTGTACAAACTGCGCCAGCCGGTGCTGCTGATCTGGGGCCGGGAGGACCGGGTCAACCCGCTCGACGGTGCCCTGGTCGCCGTCAAACAGATTCCGCGGGTGCAACTGCACGTGTTCGGGCAGTGCGGGCACTGGGCGCAGGTGGAGAAATTCGACGAGTTCAACAAGCTGACCATCGATTTCCTGGCCGGATAG